From Labilithrix sp., a single genomic window includes:
- a CDS encoding CRISPR-associated protein Crm3, translating into MTTTTTRLALVPRDGFFAKDGRGWHTSASGRGHGLDWPWPSTVLGALRSLWGRGEETRSNTTFTPDDWRSRTQPIHLGRTLVLRREHGAAWRVEDATWPVPLDALWLEGRQEVHRLDPVKPIAPTLGRDDDEVRESLWRPVPDDAQKPLAAPRWWSTEEFVSWLAGKSVSVRREALTTTRRVQVHVGIRPEELTSDDGVLFSHDVVETLDPGGEWALGVEVALPAGELPKVATLGSDSRLSRVEPLPTTLFDPPARVLEAFRASSVGLRLVATSPISFEKGWLPDGFVNTNGEYRGRLAGLNVVLRAAFVPRPIHVSGWDMAKGEPKPTSRMVPPGAVYFFERTDGQPFGDAEAKALWLTALGTRTDEGFGRVVPGVWRPTRNNP; encoded by the coding sequence ATGACGACGACCACGACACGCCTCGCGCTCGTCCCTCGTGACGGCTTCTTCGCCAAGGATGGTCGGGGCTGGCACACGAGCGCGTCTGGACGCGGCCACGGGCTCGACTGGCCCTGGCCTTCTACGGTACTGGGGGCGCTCCGCTCGCTGTGGGGGCGCGGCGAGGAGACGCGGTCGAACACCACCTTCACGCCGGACGACTGGCGAAGCCGCACGCAGCCCATTCACCTCGGACGAACCCTGGTGCTTCGTCGCGAGCATGGTGCGGCTTGGCGCGTGGAGGACGCGACCTGGCCCGTGCCTCTCGATGCGCTCTGGCTCGAAGGTCGACAGGAAGTGCATCGCCTCGATCCTGTGAAGCCCATTGCGCCGACGCTTGGACGGGACGACGACGAAGTTCGCGAGTCACTCTGGCGTCCAGTGCCCGACGACGCGCAGAAGCCGCTCGCCGCTCCTCGCTGGTGGAGCACTGAAGAGTTCGTCTCCTGGCTCGCTGGCAAGTCCGTGAGCGTGCGCCGTGAGGCGCTCACGACGACGAGACGCGTTCAGGTCCACGTCGGCATCCGCCCAGAGGAGCTGACCTCCGACGACGGAGTCCTCTTCTCGCACGACGTCGTCGAGACCCTCGACCCCGGAGGCGAATGGGCACTCGGCGTCGAGGTCGCGTTGCCTGCAGGCGAACTGCCCAAGGTCGCCACGCTTGGCTCTGACTCGCGGCTCTCGCGCGTCGAGCCTTTACCCACGACGCTGTTCGATCCTCCGGCGCGCGTGCTCGAGGCGTTCCGTGCGTCGAGCGTGGGACTTCGCCTCGTCGCGACCTCGCCGATCAGCTTCGAGAAGGGCTGGCTGCCCGATGGCTTCGTGAACACCAATGGTGAGTATCGCGGCCGGCTCGCCGGGCTGAACGTCGTCCTGCGCGCGGCGTTCGTGCCACGTCCAATCCATGTGTCGGGCTGGGACATGGCTAAGGGCGAGCCCAAGCCGACCTCACGCATGGTGCCCCCGGGCGCCGTTTACTTCTTCGAGCGCACCGACGGTCAGCCCTTCGGCGACGCGGAGGCCAAAGCGCTCTGGCTTACCGCGCTCGGCACGCGCACCGACGAGGGCTTTGGCCGCGTCGTCCCCGGCGTCTGGCGCCCCACAAGGAACAACCCATGA
- the cmr4 gene encoding type III-B CRISPR module RAMP protein Cmr4, producing the protein MNTRPFLLHALSPLHAGTGHTPDIIDLPTARMKATGIPFLPGSSIKGVLRDARRATDREKTEAVFGPWDDPAAHAGALVVGDARLLALPVRSFRGTFAWVTSPLLLTLAKRDLEDASLAIPSIDGRGARLAQGTVCVHNDRLYLEDLDLAATVAAEATAWAQRLQPLAFPGDDIFTKRFAIVDDDTMAFLWETATQVDARVRVDERTRTVAKGALWLEESLPPETLLIGLLAADRSRRRDVKMTPEEVLGFALSGEEVHQLGGKATTGRGRCRIVPFMRNGATHAAP; encoded by the coding sequence ATGAACACGAGACCCTTCCTCCTCCACGCGCTGTCGCCTCTTCACGCTGGCACCGGGCACACGCCGGACATCATCGACCTGCCGACGGCGCGCATGAAGGCGACGGGCATCCCGTTCCTGCCCGGCTCGTCGATCAAGGGCGTGCTGCGCGACGCGCGACGCGCGACCGATCGCGAGAAGACGGAGGCGGTGTTCGGGCCGTGGGACGATCCCGCCGCGCACGCTGGTGCGCTGGTCGTCGGCGATGCCCGCCTGCTCGCGTTGCCGGTGAGGAGCTTCCGGGGCACGTTCGCCTGGGTCACGTCGCCGCTCCTGCTGACGCTCGCCAAGCGTGACCTCGAAGACGCGAGCCTTGCCATCCCGAGCATCGACGGTCGCGGCGCGCGCCTCGCGCAGGGAACCGTCTGCGTCCACAACGACAGGCTCTACCTCGAAGACCTCGACCTGGCAGCCACCGTGGCCGCTGAGGCGACCGCGTGGGCGCAGCGCCTTCAGCCGCTCGCCTTCCCCGGCGACGACATCTTCACCAAGCGGTTCGCCATCGTCGACGACGACACGATGGCGTTCCTCTGGGAGACCGCGACGCAGGTCGACGCGCGCGTTCGTGTCGATGAGCGGACGCGCACCGTAGCGAAGGGCGCGCTGTGGCTCGAGGAGAGCCTGCCGCCCGAGACGTTGCTTATCGGGCTGCTGGCGGCGGACCGAAGCCGTCGCCGCGACGTGAAGATGACGCCCGAGGAGGTCCTCGGCTTCGCGCTCTCGGGCGAAGAGGTCCACCAGCTCGGAGGCAAGGCGACGACCGGGCGTGGTCGCTGCCGCATCGTGCCCTTCATGAGAAACGGAGCTACTCATGCCGCTCCGTGA